The following are encoded together in the Blautia obeum ATCC 29174 genome:
- a CDS encoding helix-turn-helix domain-containing protein, with product MQVYIDLENLLKEKNISKNKVCEACKLQRTQLNNYCKNKVSRIDLTILAKLCDFLECSPNDILKLK from the coding sequence ATGCAGGTATATATTGATTTAGAAAATCTTTTGAAAGAGAAGAATATCAGCAAAAACAAAGTCTGTGAAGCGTGTAAATTACAGCGGACACAGCTTAATAACTATTGCAAGAACAAAGTTTCCAGAATTGACCTTACAATCCTTGCAAAGCTCTGTGATTTTCTGGAATGTTCCCCAAACGACATATTGAAATTGAAGTAG
- a CDS encoding FtsK/SpoIIIE domain-containing protein gives MRKIWNKGHRIRASDKHLVYHFSIGMLLVVFVAVLLLLNIKQLMRTDWEHFSLLENGLTLSPYNFITILIATGVCALVAFLYYRFCYDSFKKLLHRQKLARMVLENKWYEADTVQDSGFFTDRQSRSREKIVWFPKIYYQMEKGLLHIRCEITLGKYQDQLLRLEDKLESGLYCELTDKTLHDGYIEYTLLYDMIANRITIDEVRAENGSLRLMKNLVWEYDALPHALIAGGTGGGKTYFLLTLIEALLHTNAVLYVLDPKNADLADLGTVMGNVYHTKEEMIDCVNAFYEGMVQRSEEMKRHPNYKTGENYAYLGLPPCFLIFDEYVAFFEMLGTKESVSLLSQLKKIVMLGRQAGYFLIVACQRPDAKYFSDGIRDNFNFRVGLGRISELGYGMLFGSDVKKQFFQKRIKGRGYCDVGTSVISEFYTPLVPKGHDFLQEIGRLEEKRTASNES, from the coding sequence ATGCGTAAGATTTGGAATAAAGGACACCGTATCAGAGCCAGCGACAAGCACCTTGTCTACCACTTTTCCATAGGGATGCTTCTGGTGGTATTCGTGGCGGTTCTTTTGCTACTCAATATCAAACAGCTTATGCGTACTGATTGGGAGCATTTCAGCTTGTTAGAAAACGGCTTGACGCTCTCCCCTTACAACTTCATAACCATATTGATAGCGACGGGTGTTTGTGCATTGGTCGCTTTTCTATATTACCGCTTCTGTTACGACAGTTTCAAGAAGCTCCTGCACCGTCAAAAGCTGGCAAGAATGGTACTGGAAAATAAGTGGTATGAAGCCGATACCGTACAAGACAGCGGTTTTTTTACTGACCGGCAAAGCAGATCAAGGGAAAAAATCGTCTGGTTTCCAAAGATTTATTATCAAATGGAAAAGGGACTTCTTCATATCCGCTGTGAAATTACGCTGGGGAAATATCAAGACCAGCTTTTACGGTTAGAGGATAAATTGGAAAGTGGCTTGTATTGTGAACTGACCGACAAGACCCTGCACGACGGCTATATCGAATATACCCTGCTTTATGATATGATAGCGAACCGTATTACCATTGATGAAGTACGGGCAGAAAACGGCAGTCTTAGGCTGATGAAAAATCTTGTCTGGGAATATGACGCACTCCCTCACGCTCTTATCGCTGGTGGGACGGGTGGCGGTAAAACTTATTTTCTGCTGACGCTCATTGAAGCCCTACTGCATACCAACGCTGTCCTTTACGTCTTAGACCCGAAAAATGCGGACTTAGCAGACTTGGGGACAGTTATGGGAAATGTGTATCACACCAAAGAAGAAATGATTGATTGCGTCAATGCCTTTTATGAGGGCATGGTACAGCGAAGCGAGGAAATGAAGCGACACCCGAACTATAAGACGGGCGAAAACTACGCCTATTTGGGACTGCCACCCTGCTTTCTTATCTTTGATGAATATGTGGCATTTTTTGAAATGCTGGGGACAAAAGAAAGCGTGAGCCTACTTAGCCAGTTAAAGAAAATCGTCATGTTAGGACGACAAGCAGGTTATTTCCTTATCGTTGCCTGTCAGCGTCCAGACGCAAAATATTTCTCGGACGGTATCAGAGATAACTTCAATTTCCGTGTGGGATTGGGGCGTATCAGCGAATTAGGTTACGGTATGCTGTTCGGTTCAGATGTGAAAAAGCAGTTTTTTCAGAAGCGTATCAAGGGGCGTGGCTATTGTGATGTGGGAACAAGTGTTATAAGTGAATTTTACACGCCTTTAGTCCCGAAAGGACATGATTTTCTACAAGAAATCGGCAGGCTGGAAGAAAAAAGGACTGCAAGCAACGAAAGCTGA
- a CDS encoding YdcP family protein, with product MRLSNGFVIDKEKTFGELKFTAVRDVFLQNEDGTPSTQLKKRIYDLKCSLHGGIIPVSVPPEVPLREFPYNAVVELVNPVADTVSRKTYTGADVDWYVKAENIVLKNKGNQNAGSPQNHTPQGQPKK from the coding sequence ATGAGATTATCAAACGGGTTTGTTATTGACAAAGAGAAAACATTTGGAGAATTAAAATTTACAGCGGTGCGTGATGTGTTCTTGCAGAATGAGGACGGGACACCGAGTACCCAGCTTAAAAAGCGTATCTATGATTTGAAGTGCAGTCTGCATGGTGGAATTATCCCCGTGTCTGTACCGCCAGAAGTACCGTTAAGGGAATTTCCGTACAATGCAGTTGTGGAGCTTGTCAATCCAGTAGCCGATACGGTATCACGAAAGACTTATACGGGTGCAGATGTGGACTGGTATGTAAAGGCAGAGAATATTGTGTTGAAAAATAAAGGCAATCAGAACGCAGGCAGTCCACAGAACCATACACCGCAGGGACAGCCGAAAAAATAG
- a CDS encoding YdcP family protein: MEMKYVVPDMAQSFGTLEFAGESDHVFDRDKDNRRVFARRSYNLYSDVQRGENVVVEIPVQAGEKKFKYEQKVKLVNPKLYGRGYAIGDMGHTDYVLLADDIVAVEEK, translated from the coding sequence ATGGAAATGAAATATGTCGTGCCAGATATGGCACAGTCTTTTGGAACTCTTGAATTTGCAGGCGAAAGCGACCATGTTTTTGACAGAGATAAAGATAACCGTAGAGTTTTCGCAAGAAGAAGCTACAACCTTTATTCAGATGTGCAGAGAGGGGAAAATGTTGTCGTGGAAATTCCCGTGCAGGCTGGCGAAAAGAAGTTCAAGTATGAGCAGAAAGTAAAACTTGTCAATCCGAAGTTATATGGCAGAGGTTACGCAATCGGGGATATGGGACATACCGATTATGTGTTGCTTGCTGATGATATTGTAGCAGTTGAAGAAAAGTAA
- a CDS encoding SrtB-anchored collagen-binding adhesin produces MKKTWKRLCTGFLALATVVTALPTTPVHAESKQYWTESAERVGIIEKVMNDGSIGSTFNEGYMKVEGETAYCIDINTDFKNGYKTRADASSRMSADQISDVALSLEYVKQYGEAHKELNYKQVYLLEQCVVWQRLSVHLGWQCDNVRASYNEIPKATQDEVFSGAKAFVKENKGRYECGGYIYSGEGQELGQFWAKLNVGNAKLQKTSSNTSITDGNGNYSVAGATYGVFSDKDCTKQLATLTTDENGNTDVAEVTAGTVYIKELSAPAGYKVDKTIYSLTIKAGETATLKVSDTPKVTDTLIELFKIDMETQKDNPQGNASLAGAEFTWKYYAGFYNKDNLPAEANRTWVTKTIAETDSDGTTHYITKLADAYKVSGDSFYMQEGKAVLPLGTLTVEETKAPNGYLLDGAYMQAGDKSEQIKGLYVTQITEDGDLAVLSGSNQFSVSDKVIRGGVKIQKRDLETGNTKPQGSATLKDTAFDIISLNDNAVLVEGKLYKKNEVVKTIRTDIEGVASTSSDLLPYGNFRIVESEAPDGYLTDGAKPIDFTITENGKIVDLTDEAHSIYNQIKRGDIEGVKIGAGTHKRLADIPFRITSKTTGENHVVVTDDNGQFSTSADWASHKHNTNAGKTSEDGVWFGTSEPDDSKGALPYDTYIIEELRSDSNKGFELIPPFEIVVSRNNLVIDLGTLTDEYEKKISIYTTAASKDGKKTILAGKEVTIVDTVKLDGLTKGTKYQLKGWQMLKEENAELIIDGKRVENDYTFVADDKEMKVEISYTFNASALGGKNLVTFEELYDFSNPDEPVKVAEHKDIEDDGQTVLITERIIKIHTTATDKDGNKEIEAGKEVTIIDTVTLEGLEVGTQYKLVGWQMLKEENAELLINGKRVESDYTFTADSETMKVEVAFTFDATSLDGKQLVTFEELYDLSNPDEPKKVTEHKDIEDKGQTITFKEKPEVPEEPETPQTPEKPSRPSDSPKTGDNTNLYGLLALLMTSGAGLAGIFFYKRRKMKKS; encoded by the coding sequence ATGAAAAAGACATGGAAACGATTGTGTACGGGCTTCTTAGCTCTTGCAACTGTCGTTACTGCTTTACCGACTACACCCGTTCATGCAGAAAGCAAGCAATACTGGACAGAAAGTGCCGAGCGTGTCGGTATCATTGAAAAAGTAATGAATGACGGTTCTATCGGTTCGACATTCAATGAGGGCTATATGAAAGTCGAGGGCGAAACTGCCTATTGTATTGACATCAATACAGATTTTAAGAATGGCTACAAGACCAGAGCTGACGCAAGCTCACGCATGAGTGCCGACCAGATTTCAGATGTGGCGTTATCCTTAGAGTATGTCAAACAGTATGGCGAAGCTCACAAGGAATTGAACTACAAACAAGTCTATCTGTTGGAACAATGTGTAGTCTGGCAGAGATTGAGCGTACATCTTGGCTGGCAATGTGATAACGTGCGAGCTTCTTATAATGAAATTCCAAAGGCTACGCAGGACGAAGTTTTCTCTGGTGCAAAAGCCTTTGTCAAAGAGAATAAAGGACGCTATGAATGTGGCGGTTATATCTACTCTGGCGAGGGGCAGGAATTAGGGCAATTCTGGGCGAAACTGAATGTTGGAAATGCGAAACTGCAAAAGACTTCCAGTAATACCAGCATTACAGACGGTAACGGGAATTACTCTGTTGCTGGTGCAACATACGGTGTCTTTTCTGATAAGGACTGCACGAAACAGCTTGCCACCCTTACGACTGATGAAAACGGAAATACAGATGTTGCAGAGGTAACGGCTGGCACAGTCTATATCAAGGAATTATCCGCACCAGCAGGATATAAAGTGGATAAAACAATCTATTCATTGACAATCAAAGCTGGCGAAACAGCAACCTTGAAAGTATCAGATACACCAAAAGTAACAGACACTTTGATTGAGCTTTTCAAAATAGATATGGAAACACAGAAAGACAATCCGCAGGGGAACGCTTCTTTAGCAGGTGCGGAATTTACATGGAAGTATTATGCTGGCTTCTATAATAAAGACAATCTCCCTGCCGAAGCTAATCGTACATGGGTTACAAAGACAATCGCTGAAACAGACAGCGACGGGACAACTCACTACATCACAAAATTAGCGGACGCATACAAGGTGTCTGGCGACAGCTTCTATATGCAGGAGGGCAAAGCCGTTCTTCCACTTGGGACACTAACCGTTGAGGAAACAAAAGCTCCAAACGGCTACTTGTTAGACGGTGCATATATGCAGGCTGGCGATAAGTCCGAACAGATAAAAGGCTTATATGTAACACAGATTACCGAGGACGGCGACCTTGCCGTACTATCTGGAAGTAACCAGTTTTCCGTATCTGACAAGGTTATCCGTGGCGGTGTGAAAATTCAGAAACGAGATTTAGAAACGGGCAATACAAAGCCACAAGGAAGTGCTACCTTGAAAGATACTGCTTTTGACATCATTTCCTTAAATGATAATGCGGTATTGGTTGAGGGCAAGTTATACAAGAAAAATGAAGTGGTAAAGACAATTCGTACCGATATTGAGGGTGTCGCTTCTACTTCTTCCGACCTTTTACCTTACGGAAATTTCCGTATCGTTGAAAGTGAAGCTCCCGACGGTTACTTAACTGACGGTGCAAAACCGATTGATTTTACAATCACAGAAAATGGAAAAATCGTGGACTTAACCGACGAAGCCCATTCTATCTACAATCAGATTAAGCGTGGGGATATTGAGGGTGTAAAAATCGGTGCAGGCACACACAAGCGTCTTGCTGATATTCCCTTTAGGATCACAAGCAAGACAACGGGCGAAAATCATGTAGTGGTAACTGATGATAACGGGCAATTCTCCACTTCTGCTGACTGGGCTTCTCATAAGCACAATACCAACGCAGGAAAGACCAGCGAGGACGGTGTGTGGTTTGGAACTTCTGAACCAGACGACAGCAAGGGTGCATTACCTTATGATACCTATATCATTGAAGAATTACGCTCTGATAGTAACAAAGGCTTTGAACTTATCCCACCTTTTGAAATCGTGGTATCAAGAAATAATCTTGTGATTGATTTAGGAACGCTGACTGATGAATACGAAAAAAAAATCTCTATTTATACCACAGCGGCCAGTAAGGACGGCAAAAAGACTATCCTTGCAGGAAAAGAGGTAACAATCGTTGATACTGTCAAATTAGACGGACTTACAAAAGGCACAAAGTATCAGCTCAAAGGCTGGCAGATGTTAAAAGAAGAAAATGCCGAGCTTATCATTGACGGAAAACGTGTGGAAAATGACTATACTTTTGTCGCTGATGATAAAGAAATGAAAGTAGAAATTTCTTATACATTCAATGCGTCTGCTTTAGGTGGCAAAAACCTTGTTACTTTTGAAGAATTGTATGATTTCAGCAATCCAGACGAACCCGTGAAAGTTGCAGAACACAAGGACATTGAGGACGACGGGCAAACCGTACTTATCACAGAGCGTATCATCAAAATTCATACGACTGCTACCGACAAGGACGGCAACAAAGAGATTGAAGCTGGAAAAGAGGTAACAATCATTGATACCGTAACTTTAGAGGGCTTAGAAGTCGGTACACAGTACAAACTTGTGGGCTGGCAGATGTTGAAAGAAGAAAACGCCGAGCTTCTTATCAATGGAAAACGTGTGGAAAGTGATTATACCTTTACTGCTGACAGCGAAACTATGAAAGTGGAAGTTGCTTTTACCTTTGACGCTACTTCCCTTGACGGCAAACAGCTTGTAACTTTTGAAGAATTGTACGATTTAAGCAATCCAGACGAGCCGAAGAAAGTTACCGAGCATAAGGACATTGAGGACAAGGGACAGACGATTACCTTTAAGGAAAAACCAGAAGTCCCAGAAGAACCCGAAACACCACAGACACCAGAAAAGCCTAGCAGACCGAGCGACAGTCCCAAAACGGGCGATAACACAAACCTTTACGGACTGCTTGCACTTCTTATGACTTCTGGTGCTGGACTGGCAGGTATCTTCTTCTACAAACGCCGTAAAATGAAGAAATCATAA
- the sigE gene encoding RNA polymerase sporulation sigma factor SigE — translation MSRSAAGVDYRPFQVFQKLVLSRSRELYYIGGSDVLPAPLEPKREAYVISRLKTDQEQEARSLLIEHNLRLVVYIARKFDNTGVGVEDLISIGTIGLIKAINTFNPVKNIKLATYASRCIENEILMYLRRNSKTRMEVSIDEPLNVDWDGNELLLSDILGTDDDVISRKLEDEVEITLLGKAINKLSPREQTIIRLRFGLNNADGKEKTQKEVADLLGISQSYISRLEKRIMKRLKKEIVKYE, via the coding sequence ATGAGCAGATCGGCAGCAGGAGTGGATTATCGTCCGTTTCAGGTTTTTCAGAAATTAGTTCTTTCAAGATCGAGAGAGCTTTATTATATTGGAGGAAGTGATGTGCTTCCGGCACCACTGGAGCCAAAAAGAGAAGCATATGTGATCAGCAGACTCAAAACAGATCAGGAGCAGGAAGCCAGATCCCTGCTGATTGAGCATAATCTCAGACTCGTCGTTTATATTGCAAGAAAATTCGATAACACAGGAGTTGGAGTGGAAGACCTGATCTCGATCGGGACGATCGGTCTGATCAAGGCTATCAATACATTCAACCCGGTAAAGAATATCAAACTGGCGACATATGCATCACGTTGTATTGAAAATGAGATTCTGATGTATCTGCGGCGAAACAGTAAGACGAGAATGGAAGTATCTATTGATGAACCATTGAATGTGGACTGGGATGGCAATGAACTGCTTCTTTCGGATATTCTTGGAACTGATGATGATGTGATATCCAGGAAACTGGAGGATGAAGTGGAAATCACACTTCTGGGAAAAGCAATCAACAAACTGTCACCAAGAGAACAGACGATCATACGGCTGCGTTTTGGACTGAACAATGCCGACGGAAAAGAGAAGACGCAGAAAGAAGTCGCAGATCTTCTTGGAATCTCTCAGTCCTATATTTCCAGACTGGAGAAACGGATTATGAAACGTCTGAAAAAAGAAATCGTAAAGTATGAGTAA
- a CDS encoding sigma-E processing peptidase SpoIIGA: MHQEVYIDIVFAANLLMDYILLRLTGIVLRRKNSRRRCLAAAAVGALFACLNLYVRPGKTGVLTIVLRVVCAVFMIWIAYEIQDVKHMTGAALFFFGMTFLTGGFWMAVSENRRVTAVFFLSCAAVTYGGLSLMICLMEQIKESREHIYPVALKYHGQLQETYGLYDTGNRLCDTVTGAPVSVADPEILRSLLSEELTDRLLHLKERPEEIESTEIADLKPHYLSFQTVGREVQLILAVTLEDLCIQIPGERIHVSEPVFALSSEPFALGKEYKVILNSRLLH, encoded by the coding sequence ATGCATCAGGAAGTGTACATAGATATTGTGTTTGCTGCGAATCTTCTGATGGATTATATTCTTCTGAGACTTACAGGAATTGTTCTGAGGAGAAAGAACAGCAGACGAAGATGTCTGGCGGCGGCAGCGGTCGGAGCTCTTTTTGCGTGTCTGAATCTTTATGTACGACCAGGAAAAACAGGGGTACTGACCATAGTTCTTCGAGTAGTCTGTGCTGTGTTCATGATATGGATCGCATATGAGATCCAGGATGTGAAGCACATGACCGGAGCCGCACTGTTTTTCTTTGGAATGACATTTCTGACCGGTGGTTTCTGGATGGCGGTATCAGAAAACAGAAGAGTGACGGCTGTGTTTTTTTTATCGTGTGCGGCTGTGACTTATGGAGGGTTAAGTCTGATGATCTGCCTGATGGAACAAATAAAAGAATCCAGAGAACATATCTATCCGGTTGCCCTGAAATATCACGGACAGCTGCAGGAGACGTATGGTCTGTATGATACAGGAAACCGTCTGTGTGATACAGTGACTGGAGCACCGGTTTCGGTGGCAGATCCGGAAATACTTCGAAGTCTTCTGAGTGAGGAGCTGACAGACAGGCTGCTGCATCTTAAAGAAAGACCGGAGGAGATTGAAAGTACAGAGATCGCTGACCTGAAACCACACTATCTGTCCTTCCAGACCGTAGGACGGGAAGTGCAGCTGATTCTGGCAGTGACATTGGAGGATCTTTGTATTCAGATTCCGGGAGAGCGGATCCATGTATCCGAACCGGTGTTTGCATTGTCTTCAGAACCTTTTGCTTTGGGAAAGGAATACAAAGTGATATTGAATTCCAGATTATTGCATTAG
- the thrS gene encoding threonine--tRNA ligase: MIITLKDGSKKEYSEAKSVIDIAYDISEGLARAACAGEVNGEVVDLRTVLDSDCELNILTAKDEKGLAVLRHTASHVLAQAVQTLYPEAKVAIGPSIDTGFYYDFAHEPFSREDLDEIEKEMKKIIKKGAKIERFTKSREDAIAFFKEKNEPYKVELIEDLPEGEEISFYSQGDWTDLCAGPHLMSVKGVKAFKLLSSSSAYWRGSEKNAMLTRIYGTAYATKDELKEHLEQMEEAKKRDHNKLGREMKIFTTVDVIGQGLPLIMPNGVIMMQELQRWIEDEETKRGYVRTKTPLMAKSDLYKISGHWDHYKDGMFVLGDEETDKEVFALRPMTCPFQYYVYKAEQHSYRDLPLRYGETSTLFRNEDSGEMHGLTRVRQFTISEGHLIVRPDQMVKEFKDCIALAQYCLQVLGVEEDVTYHLSKWDPNNREKYIGEPEVWNETEEDIRQMLEELNIPFTEDVGEAAFYGPKVDINAKNVYGKEDTMITIQWDALLAEQFDMYYIDENGDKKRPCIIHRTSMGCYERTLAWLIEKYAGMFPTWLCPEQVRVIPISEKFNAYADKVEAQMKEAGIRCSVDRRSEKMGYKIREARLERVPYMLVVGAKEEEEGKVSVRSRYLGDEGMKDLGEFIAAIKEEIKNKTIRKIEVEEEKK, encoded by the coding sequence ATGATCATCACATTGAAAGACGGATCCAAAAAAGAGTATTCCGAAGCAAAATCAGTTATCGACATCGCTTATGATATCAGCGAAGGACTGGCACGTGCAGCATGCGCAGGCGAAGTAAACGGAGAAGTTGTAGACCTTCGTACTGTTCTTGACAGCGACTGCGAACTGAACATTCTCACAGCAAAAGACGAAAAAGGACTTGCTGTTCTTCGTCACACAGCTTCCCATGTACTTGCACAGGCAGTACAGACCTTATATCCGGAAGCTAAAGTTGCTATCGGACCTTCTATTGATACAGGATTTTATTATGACTTCGCTCACGAACCATTCTCCCGTGAGGATCTCGATGAAATCGAGAAAGAAATGAAAAAGATCATCAAAAAAGGTGCAAAGATCGAGCGCTTCACAAAATCAAGAGAAGACGCGATCGCATTCTTCAAAGAGAAAAATGAACCATACAAAGTTGAGCTGATCGAAGACCTTCCGGAAGGCGAAGAAATCTCCTTCTATTCACAGGGTGACTGGACGGACCTCTGCGCAGGACCACACCTTATGAGCGTAAAAGGCGTAAAAGCATTCAAACTTCTTTCTTCTTCCAGTGCTTACTGGAGAGGAAGCGAAAAGAACGCAATGCTGACACGTATCTACGGAACAGCATATGCTACAAAAGATGAACTCAAAGAACATCTGGAGCAGATGGAAGAAGCAAAGAAACGTGACCACAATAAACTTGGCCGTGAGATGAAAATTTTTACAACTGTAGATGTAATCGGACAGGGACTTCCGCTGATCATGCCAAACGGTGTTATCATGATGCAGGAACTGCAGAGATGGATCGAAGATGAGGAGACAAAACGTGGCTACGTAAGAACAAAAACTCCTCTGATGGCCAAGAGCGATCTTTACAAGATTTCCGGTCACTGGGATCATTACAAAGACGGAATGTTCGTACTTGGTGATGAAGAGACAGACAAAGAAGTATTTGCACTTCGTCCGATGACATGTCCATTCCAGTACTATGTATACAAAGCAGAACAGCACAGCTACCGTGATCTGCCGCTTCGTTACGGCGAAACATCCACACTGTTCCGTAATGAGGACTCCGGTGAGATGCATGGTCTGACACGAGTTCGTCAGTTTACAATCTCTGAGGGACATCTGATCGTAAGACCAGACCAGATGGTCAAAGAATTCAAAGACTGTATCGCACTTGCTCAGTATTGCCTGCAGGTTCTTGGCGTTGAGGAAGATGTAACCTATCATCTGTCCAAATGGGATCCGAATAATAGAGAAAAATACATCGGTGAGCCGGAAGTATGGAATGAGACAGAAGAAGATATCCGTCAGATGCTCGAAGAACTGAACATCCCATTCACAGAGGATGTCGGAGAAGCAGCATTCTACGGACCGAAGGTTGACATCAATGCTAAGAACGTATATGGCAAAGAAGATACAATGATCACAATCCAGTGGGATGCACTTCTTGCTGAACAGTTCGATATGTACTATATCGACGAAAATGGCGACAAGAAACGTCCATGCATCATCCATCGTACATCCATGGGATGCTATGAAAGAACACTTGCATGGCTGATCGAAAAATACGCAGGAATGTTCCCGACATGGCTGTGTCCGGAGCAGGTTCGTGTGATCCCGATCTCCGAAAAATTCAATGCTTATGCTGACAAAGTAGAAGCACAGATGAAAGAAGCAGGCATCCGCTGCTCCGTTGACAGACGTTCCGAAAAGATGGGCTACAAGATCCGTGAAGCACGTCTGGAAAGAGTACCGTACATGCTTGTAGTTGGTGCAAAAGAAGAGGAAGAGGGCAAGGTTTCCGTAAGAAGCCGTTACCTTGGTGATGAAGGAATGAAAGACCTCGGAGAATTCATTGCAGCAATCAAAGAAGAAATCAAAAATAAAACAATCCGCAAGATCGAAGTAGAGGAAGAGAAAAAATAA